From a single Lolium rigidum isolate FL_2022 chromosome 7, APGP_CSIRO_Lrig_0.1, whole genome shotgun sequence genomic region:
- the LOC124669545 gene encoding organic cation/carnitine transporter 4-like → MSTEALLTGGSYGGGGGVASRRLSIDDALAQHAGEFGRWQLRHFVLVSAAWALQALHTMVIIFADREPDMGCSIGDGRCGDRCAGASAGWVWAQGSGSSTVAEWGLVCGERYKVGLAQAVFFAGCMIGAGVFGHLSDSFLGRKGALQVVCFLNAVFGLLTALSPNYWAYASLRLLTGFSTGSVGISSFVLATEPIGPSRRGAAGMSTYYFYSAGMAAVAGVAAFFQSSWRLLYVATSLPSLVFALAVLPSLSESPRWYLVRRRPDDAMRILRAIAAANGRRIPDDVGLKIDDEDDDTEDNAGRKVEVSASSGTVLDAFMSRTTRARLVLLVFIYLLCAVVYFGLSLNVVNLKTNIYISVVVNSLAEMPAYLLTALLLRRYGRKPLAIGTMLLSGVSCTVASLIAGEGAMSVLRMACGVVGIFGMAGTYNLLIVYASELFPTEVRNAVLGCTSQASQIGAILAPMVVVLGERVPFGVFGVSGIIGGLLVFYLPETMNKPLYDTMAGLEKGERAASGTEDEGAS, encoded by the exons ATGTCCACCGAGGCGCTCCTCACAGGCGGTAGCTatggtggcggtggaggagtgGCGAGCCGGCGCCTGAGCATCGACGACGCGCTGGCGCAGCACGCGGGCGAGTTCGGGCGGTGGCAGCTGCGGCACTTCGTGCTGGTCTCGGCTGCGTGGGCGCTGCAGGCGCTGCACACCATGGTGATAATCTTCGCGGACCGCGAGCCAGACATGGGCTGCTCCATCGGGGACGGGCGGTGCGGCGACCGGTGCGCCGGCGCCTCTGCCGGGTGGGTGTGGGCGCAGGGGAGCGGTTCGTCGACGGTGGCCGAGTGGGGGCTTGTCTGCGGCGAGCGGTACAAGGTCGGCCTCGCCCAGGCTGTCTTCTTCGCCGGCTGCATGATCG GCGCTGGCGTGTTCGGGCACCTGTCGGACTCGTTCCTGGGCCGGAAGGGGGCCCTCCAGGTGGTCTGCTTCCTCAACGCCGTCTTCGGCCTCCTCACTGCGCTCTCGCCAAACTACTGGGCATACGCATCTCTGCGCCTCCTCACTGGCTTCAGCACCGGCAGCGTCGGCATAAGCTCGTTCGTCCTCGCGACGGAACCAATAGGGCCCTCccgccgcggcgccgccggcATGTCCACCTACTACTTTTACTCCGCCGGCATGGCGGCCGTCGCTGGCGTCGCAGCGTTTTTCCAGTCTTCCTGGCGCCTCCTCTACGTCGCCACCTCCCTCCCGTCCCTGGTCTTCGCGCTTGCCGTCCTGCCGTCCTTGTCTGAGTCGCCGCGCTGGTACCTCGTGCGCCGGCGACCTGACGACGCCATGCGCATCCTCCGTGCCATTGCGGCCGCTAACGGCAGGCGTATACCGGATGACGTCGGGCTCAAGattgacgacgaggacgacgacacaGAAGACAATGCCGGAAGGAAGGTCGAGGTGTCGGCATCTTCAGGCACGGTCCTAGACGCGTTCATGTCACGGACGACGCGGGCCAGGCTCGTGCTCTTGGTGTTCATCTACTTGCTTTGCGCGGTAGTGTACTTCGGGTTGAGCCTAAACGTGGTCAACTTGAAGACCAACATTTACATCAGCGTGGTAGTGAACTCGCTCGCCGAGATGCCCGCGTACCTGCTAACCGCGCTGCTCCTCCGCCGCTATGGCCGGAAGCCGCTTGCCATCGGCACGATGCTTCTCAGTGGCGTCTCCTGCACCGTCGCCAGTCTCATTGCCGGCGAAGGTGCAATGAG TGTGTTGAGGATGGCATGCGGGGTGGTCGGGATCTTCGGAATGGCGGGGACATACAATCTGCTGATTGTGTACGCATCTGAGCTGTTCCCGACGGAGGTACGGAATGCGGTGCTGGGGTGCACGTCGCAGGCGTCGCAGATTGGGGCCATATTGgcacccatggtggtggtgctcggGGAGCGGGTGCCTTTCGGGGTGTTCGGCGTGTCGGGGATCATTGGTGGACTGCTGGTGTTCTACCTCCCGGAGACAATGAACAAGCCATTGTACGACACCATGGCCGGACTTGAGAAAGGGGAGCGAGCGGCATCTGGGaccgaagatgaaggtgcatcgTAG